One window of the Staphylococcus equorum genome contains the following:
- a CDS encoding TetR/AcrR family transcriptional regulator has product MLKSKSDLRVIKTRKSIMQAFIKLSDEKDFKNITVKDITEEALINRATFYYHFSDIYDLLDKVLAEELLINLNYANYEQRQLDEATISNIFKTIAEFQLSLNRRCHRSYPETIGNIIQEHVERVLYKLLLEVNFEDDDTRHLAATMLSASIYRASEKWCQSYSDIPAETYINRVIPFILSGLISRDKE; this is encoded by the coding sequence ATGCTAAAATCAAAATCAGACTTACGAGTTATTAAAACCAGAAAGTCAATTATGCAAGCATTTATTAAGCTTTCAGATGAAAAAGATTTTAAAAATATAACTGTAAAAGATATTACGGAAGAAGCACTTATTAATAGAGCTACGTTCTATTATCACTTTAGTGATATTTACGATTTACTAGATAAAGTCCTTGCCGAAGAATTATTGATTAATTTGAACTATGCAAATTATGAACAACGTCAATTAGATGAGGCTACCATTTCTAATATTTTTAAAACAATCGCAGAGTTTCAATTATCGTTAAATAGAAGATGTCATAGGAGTTATCCTGAAACAATCGGCAACATTATACAAGAACACGTTGAAAGAGTACTTTATAAATTGTTGCTAGAGGTGAATTTCGAGGATGACGATACACGACACTTAGCTGCAACGATGCTAAGTGCAAGTATATATCGAGCTTCTGAAAAATGGTGTCAAAGTTATAGCGATATCCCTGCTGAAACCTATATCAATCGTGTGATTCCATTCATTCTTTCTGGCTTAATATCTCGTGACAAAGAATAA